The following proteins are encoded in a genomic region of Arachis stenosperma cultivar V10309 chromosome 4, arast.V10309.gnm1.PFL2, whole genome shotgun sequence:
- the LOC130974224 gene encoding AMP deaminase-like, which produces MMDAYAFHLALAALVGASAVAVSAYFMHRKTLSQLLEFARAVDDDAGDTGGDGDLTNHARKHVNGGGGGVRARRRGRGYYRRGLSLPDVGAISGGGGMDGEDKWNGLPPVDGIPAGLPRLQSLREAKSMHPGTPKRNILRPISPKSPVASASAFESVEGSDDDDIAADNAAMDTTYLHTNGNVGTEVKNPYETLPDNVNANGEKMQIAATTPSMIRSHSMSGDLHGVPPDPIAADILRKEPEQETFVRLKVSPIEAPSPDEVEVYVVLQECLEMRKRYVFKEAVAPWDKEVISDPSTPKPNPQPFFYAPEGKSDHYFEMQDGVIHVYPNKDSTEELYPVADATTFFTDLHHILRVIAIGNIRTLCHHRLNLLEQKFNLHLMLNADREFLAQKSAPHRDFYNVRKVDTHVHHSACMNQKHLLRFIKSKLRKEPDEVVIFRDGTYLTLKEVFESLDLTGYDLNVDLLDVHADKSTFHRFDKFNLKYNPCGQSRLREIFLKQDNLIQGRFLGEVTKQVFADLAASKYQMAEYRISIYGRKQSEWDQLASWIVNNELYSENVVWLIQLPRLYNVYKEMGIVTSFQNILDNIFIPLFEVTVDPDSHPQLHVFLKQVVGLDLVDDESKPERRPTKHMPTPAQWTNVFNPAFSYYAYYCYANLYTLNKLRESKGMTTIKFRPHSGEAGDIDHLAATFLTAHNIAHGINLRKSPVLQYLYYLAQIGLAMSPLSNNSLFLDYHRNPFPMFFSRGLNVSLSTDDPLQIHLTKEPLVEEYSIAASVWKLSACDLCEIARNSVYQSGFSHALKSHWIGQEYYKRGPDGNDIQKTNVPHIRLEFRDMIWRDEMQQVYLGKAVIPEVVDR; this is translated from the exons ATGATGGACGCTTATGCCTTCCACCTCGCTCTTGCCGCTCTCGTCGGAGCTTCGGCGGTAGCTGTCTCTGCCTACTTCATGCACCGCAAGACCCTCTCCCAGCTCCTTGAGTTTGCGCGCGCCGTCGACGATGACGCCGGTGATACCGGCGGTGACGGAGATTTGACGAACCATGCAAGGAAGCATGTCAATGGTGGCGGCGGTGGAGTCCGCGCCAGGAGGAGGGGTAGAGGTTACTACCGGCGAGGGTTGTCGCTGCCGGATGTCGGAGCGATCTCCGGCGGTGGCGGGATGGACGGTGAGGATAAGTGGAACGGACTGCCTCCAGTCGATGGGATTCCGGCAGGATTGCCGCGGCTGCAATCGCTCCGGGAAG CAAAATCCATGCATCCTGGTACCCCAAAGAGAAATATTTTAAGACCAATTTCTCCCAAGTCACCTGTTGCAAGTGCCAGCGCCTTTGAAAGTGTAGAAGGAtcagatgatgatgatattgCCGCTGACAATGCTGCGATGGATACAACATATCTGCATACAAATGGAAATGTT GGTACAGAAGTTAAAAACCCATATGAGACTTTACCTGATAATGTTAATGCTAATGGAGAGAAGATGCAAATAGCTGCCACAACACCAAGTATGATCCGTTCTCATAGTATGTCCGGTGACCTGCATGGTGTTCCACCTGATCCAATTGCAGCGGACATTCTCAGGAAAGAGCCAGAGCAAGAAACTTTTGTTCGACTTAAAGTTTCTCCCATTG AGGCTCCATCACCTGATGAAGTGGAAGTCTATGTGGTTCTTCAAGAGTGCCTTGAAATgagaaaaagatatgtttttaAAGAAGCGGTTGCTCCATGGGACAAAGAAGTTATATCTGACCCCAGTACTCCAAAGCCTAACCCACAGCCATTCTTTTATGCACCTGAAGGAAAGTCTGAT CACTACTTTGAAATGCAAGATGGGGTTATTCATGTATATCCAAATAAAGACT CAACAGAAGAGCTTTATCCTGTTGCAGATGCAACTACTTTTTTCACCGACCTCCATCATATACTTCGAGTCATAGCAATAGGGAATATACGAACTTTATGTCATCACCGGCTTAATCTTCTAGAACAA AAATTCAATCTGCATTTGATGCTAAATGCGGATAGGGAATTTCTTGCCCAAAAAAGTGCTCCACATCGAGACTTCTACAATGTCAGGAAAGTTGATACACATGTCCACCACTCAGCCTGCATGAATCAGAAACATCTTTTAAGGTTTATAAAATCAAAGCTGAGGAAAGAGCCCGATGAG GTTGTAATATTTCGAGATGGGACATATCTCACATTGAAAGAAGTTTTTGAGAGTCTGGATTTGACTGG ATATGATCTCAATGTTGACCTTTTGGACGTTCATGCAGACAAGAGCACATTTCATCGCTTTGACAAATTTAATCTTAAATACAATCCTTGTGGGCAAAGTAGGCTGAGGGAGATATTCCTTAAGCAAGATAATCTCATTCaag GTCGTTTCCTTGGTGAGGTGACAAAGCAAGTGTTTGCTGATCTTGCGGCCAGTAAATATCAG ATGGCAGAGTACAGAATATCAATATATGGGAGGAAACAAAGTGAGTGGGACCAACTAGCAAGTTGGATAGTCAATAATGAACTGTATAGCGAGAATGTTGTTTGGCTGATCCag CTTCCAAGGTTGTACAACGTATACAAAGAGATGGGAATTGTGACCTCATTCCAGAACATCCTTGACAATATCTTTATTCCACTTTTTGAGGTTACTGTGGACCCTGATTCGCATCCTCAACTGCATGTTTTCTTGAAACAG GTTGTTGGGTTGGATTTGGTGGATGATGAAAGCAAACCTGAAAGACGGCCAACAAAACACATGCCTACACCTGCTCAATGGACTAACGTATTCAATCCAGCATTTTCATACTATGCCTATTACTGTTATGCCAATCTTTACACCTTAAACAAG CTACGTGAGTCAAAGGGAATGACAACAATTAAATTCCGTCCACATTCTGGAGAG GCTGGTGATATTGACCACCTAGCTGCAACCTTTCTTACGGCCCACAACATTGCGCATGGAATCAATTTGAGAAAATCTCCTGTTCTTCagtatttatattatttagCTCAA ATTGGACTGGCAATGTCTCCTCTCAGCAATAACTCCCTATTCTTAGACTACCATCGAAATCCTTTTCCAATGTTCTTCTCACGGGGATTGAATGTTTCACTTTCTACCGATGATCCACTCCAAATTCACTTGACAAAGGAACCATTGGTTGAAGAATATAGCATAGCAGCTTCT GTATGGAAGCTGAGTGCATGTGATTTGTGTGAGATTGCCCGCAATTCTGTTTATCAATCAGGTTTTTCACATGCATTGAAG TCACATTGGATAGGTCAGGAGTACTATAAGAGGGGGCCAGATGGAAATGATATTCAAAAAACAAATGTTCCACATATACGGTTGGAATTCCGAGACATG ATTTGGAGAGATGAGATGCAACAGGTTTATCTGGGCAAAGCCGTCATTCCTGAAGTAGTGGACAGATAG